The following coding sequences are from one Xiphophorus couchianus chromosome 7, X_couchianus-1.0, whole genome shotgun sequence window:
- the tmtc4 gene encoding protein O-mannosyl-transferase TMTC4 isoform X1 — MAQTELYWDHHIPLPRLGPVQAKVAVAVVALLCFINSYDGEFVFDDSEAIVNNKDLKPTTPLSNIWRNDFWGSNLSSNSSHKSYRPLTVLTFRLNYLIAGGLHPVGFHVLNIILHAVISVLMIDMFAILIGGLDYDEKGWTVNHAPKTSLLAAIFFAAHPVHTESVAGVVGRADLLCALFFQLSFLTYCKAFNKGKDRDARFSVQWVVVSLVLCAAAMLCKEQGITVLGVNAAFDVLLICNVNVYELGHRLLFRKNSPDLSEILRTGLLKRLGLMSLGGLSMLYARWRIMGTGPPAFTEVDNPASFEEYMFIRIVNYNYYYCLNAWLLLCPWWLCFDWSMGCVPLIKSATDWRVVWLLLLWCVLIGLISQALCSPDSQRRRTLTFGLVLLVVPFLPACNIFFRVGFVVAERVLYLSSAGYCLLLAYSLGHCCYRWIKYKKLTCVMLLALLCMYVVRCALRSHQWRSEQSLFSNALSVCPLNAKVHYNVGKNLADRGNTTAAVKYYREAVRLHPNYVHAMNNLGNILKEQNELSEAEQLLSKAVAVQPDFAAAWMNLGIVQNSLRKFDAAEESYWNALRYRRKYPDCYYNLGRLYADQNKHVDALNAWRNATMLKPDHSLAWNNMVILLDNTGNLGQAELIGREALKLLPNDHTIMFSLANVLGKLQKYKESESFFLHALRIKPNAAGCHGNLAVLYHRWGKLELAKKHYELSLKLDPEAPGTRDNYNMLRRKLDQLKHSAP; from the exons ATGGCACAGACCGAACTTTACTGGGATCACCACATCCCGCTGCCAAGGCTTGGTCCAGTCCAAGCCAAGGTCGCCGTCGCTGTGGTGGCGCTCCTGTGCTTCATCAACAGTTATGATGGAGAATTTGTATTTGATGACTCCGAAGCAATCGTCAACAACAAG GACCTGAAGCCAACAACTCCCCTGAGCAACATCTGGAGAAATGATTTCTGGGGAAGCAACCTGAGTAGCAACTCCAGTCACAAATCCTACCGACCGCTTACTGTCCTTACATTCAG GTTAAACTACCTCATAGCAGGAGGCCTGCACCCTGTTGGCTTCCATGTACTAAACATCATCCTCCATGCTGTCATATCTGTCCTTATGATTGACATGTTTGCTATACTGATTGGTGGACTGGACTATGATGAGAAGGGTTGGACAGTGAACCATGCTCCAAAGACCTCTCTACTTgctgccatcttctttgctgcacACCCAGTTCATACAGAAAGT GTGGCAGGTGTCGTGGGTCGAGCGGACCTTTTATGCGCTCTCTTCTTTCAACTGTCTTTTCTCACATACTGCAAAGCTTTTAACAAAG GGAAGGACAGAGATGCCAGGTTTTCAGTCCAATGGGTTGTGGTTAGTCTTGTGTTGTGTGCTGCGGCAATGCTTTGTAAAGAACAGGGCATCACTGTCTTG ggtgtgaatgcagcctttGATGTTCTACTGATCTGTAACGTTAATGTCTATGAACTTGGCCACAGGCTTCTCTTCAGGAAGAATTCTCCTGAT cTAAGCGAGATTCTTCGGACAGGTTTGCTGAAACGATTGGGTCTTATGAGCCTTGGCGGCCTCTCGATGCTCTATGCACGCTGGAGGATCATGGGCACAGGACCGCCGGCATTCACAGAAGTAGACAACCCGGCCTCTTTTGAAGAATATATGTTTATTAGA ATTGTGAACTATAATTACTACTACTGTCTTAATGCCTGGCTGCTGCTGTGTCCCTGGTGGCTGTGTTTTGATTGGTCCATGGGCTGTGTGCCTCTCATTAAGTCGGCCACTGATTGGAGGGTggtgtggctgctgctgctctggtgTGTCCTGATAGGCTTGATAAGCCAAGCCTTATGCTCGCCGGACAGCCAGAGGAGGAG GACGCTGACCTTTGGCCTGGTGCTGCTAGTCGTCCCATTCCTGCCTGcatgtaacattttctttagagTTGGCTTTGTTGTTGCTGAGAGGGTGCTCTACCTGTCTTCAGCTGGATACTGCTTACTCTTGGCCTACTCCCTCGGACACTGCTGCTACCGATGGATCAAATACAAG aaacTGACATGTGTCATGCTGCTTGCTCTGTTATGTATGTATGTAGTCCGCTGCGCCCTCCGCAGTCACCAGTGGCGGTCAGAACAAAGCCTCTTCTCCAATgccctgtctgtctgtccactCAATGccaaa GTACATTATAATGTTGGTAAAAACCTGGCTGATAGAGGAAACACTACTGCTGCTGTTAAGTATTACAGGGAGGCTGTCAG ACTACATCCGAACTACGTCCATGCAATGAACAACCTCGGAAACATCCTGAAGGAGCAGAATGAACTTAGTGAAGCAGAGCAGCTCTTGTCTAAAGCTGTTGCTGTTCA ACCTGATTTTGCTGCTGCATGGATGAACCTCGGCATAGTTCAGAACAGCCTTAGGAAGTTTGATGCAGCAGAGGAGAGCTACTGGAACGCCCTCCGCTACCGGAGAAAATACCCAGACTGCTACTATAACCTGGGTCGCCTG TATGCTGACCAGAACAAACATGTGGATGCCCTGAATGCCTGGAGGAATGCAACTATGCTTAAACCTGACCACAGTCTGGCTTGGAACAACATGGTTATTCTGCTGGACAATACCG GTAACCTGGGCCAGGCAGAGCTGATTGGCCGAGAGGCTCTGAAGCTCCTCCCCAATGACCACACCATCATGTTTTCACTGGCTAACGTCTTggggaaattacagaaataCAAG GAGTCAGAGAGTTTCTTTCTTCACGCCCTTCGGATCAAACCAAATGCtgctggttgccatggcaacttAG CTGTGTTGTATCATCGCTGGGGGAAGCTGGAGCTGGCAAAGAAACACTACGAGCTGTCTCTAAAGTTGGACCCTGAGGCTCCTGGGACCAGAGACAACTACAACATGCTGCGACGCAAACTGGACCAGCTTAAACACAGCGCGCCCTGA
- the tmtc4 gene encoding protein O-mannosyl-transferase TMTC4 isoform X2 has translation MAQTELYWDHHIPLPRLGPVQAKVAVAVVALLCFINSYDGEFVFDDSEAIVNNKDLKPTTPLSNIWRNDFWGSNLSSNSSHKSYRPLTVLTFRLNYLIAGGLHPVGFHVLNIILHAVISVLMIDMFAILIGGLDYDEKGWTVNHAPKTSLLAAIFFAAHPVHTESVAGVVGRADLLCALFFQLSFLTYCKAFNKGKDRDARFSVQWVVVSLVLCAAAMLCKEQGITVLGVNAAFDVLLICNVNVYELGHRLLFRKNSPDLSEILRTGLLKRLGLMSLGGLSMLYARWRIMGTGPPAFTEVDNPASFEEYMFIRIVNYNYYYCLNAWLLLCPWWLCFDWSMGCVPLIKSATDWRVVWLLLLWCVLIGLISQALCSPDSQRRRTLTFGLVLLVVPFLPACNIFFRVGFVVAERVLYLSSAGYCLLLAYSLGHCCYRWIKYKKLTCVMLLALLCMYVVRCALRSHQWRSEQSLFSNALSVCPLNAKVHYNVGKNLADRGNTTAAVKYYREAVRLHPNYVHAMNNLGNILKEQNELSEAEQLLSKAVAVQPDFAAAWMNLGIVQNSLRKFDAAEESYWNALRYRRKYPDCYYNLGRLYADQNKHVDALNAWRNATMLKPDHSLAWNNMVILLDNTDNTNKRHALDQMLAGCMCEGHRP, from the exons ATGGCACAGACCGAACTTTACTGGGATCACCACATCCCGCTGCCAAGGCTTGGTCCAGTCCAAGCCAAGGTCGCCGTCGCTGTGGTGGCGCTCCTGTGCTTCATCAACAGTTATGATGGAGAATTTGTATTTGATGACTCCGAAGCAATCGTCAACAACAAG GACCTGAAGCCAACAACTCCCCTGAGCAACATCTGGAGAAATGATTTCTGGGGAAGCAACCTGAGTAGCAACTCCAGTCACAAATCCTACCGACCGCTTACTGTCCTTACATTCAG GTTAAACTACCTCATAGCAGGAGGCCTGCACCCTGTTGGCTTCCATGTACTAAACATCATCCTCCATGCTGTCATATCTGTCCTTATGATTGACATGTTTGCTATACTGATTGGTGGACTGGACTATGATGAGAAGGGTTGGACAGTGAACCATGCTCCAAAGACCTCTCTACTTgctgccatcttctttgctgcacACCCAGTTCATACAGAAAGT GTGGCAGGTGTCGTGGGTCGAGCGGACCTTTTATGCGCTCTCTTCTTTCAACTGTCTTTTCTCACATACTGCAAAGCTTTTAACAAAG GGAAGGACAGAGATGCCAGGTTTTCAGTCCAATGGGTTGTGGTTAGTCTTGTGTTGTGTGCTGCGGCAATGCTTTGTAAAGAACAGGGCATCACTGTCTTG ggtgtgaatgcagcctttGATGTTCTACTGATCTGTAACGTTAATGTCTATGAACTTGGCCACAGGCTTCTCTTCAGGAAGAATTCTCCTGAT cTAAGCGAGATTCTTCGGACAGGTTTGCTGAAACGATTGGGTCTTATGAGCCTTGGCGGCCTCTCGATGCTCTATGCACGCTGGAGGATCATGGGCACAGGACCGCCGGCATTCACAGAAGTAGACAACCCGGCCTCTTTTGAAGAATATATGTTTATTAGA ATTGTGAACTATAATTACTACTACTGTCTTAATGCCTGGCTGCTGCTGTGTCCCTGGTGGCTGTGTTTTGATTGGTCCATGGGCTGTGTGCCTCTCATTAAGTCGGCCACTGATTGGAGGGTggtgtggctgctgctgctctggtgTGTCCTGATAGGCTTGATAAGCCAAGCCTTATGCTCGCCGGACAGCCAGAGGAGGAG GACGCTGACCTTTGGCCTGGTGCTGCTAGTCGTCCCATTCCTGCCTGcatgtaacattttctttagagTTGGCTTTGTTGTTGCTGAGAGGGTGCTCTACCTGTCTTCAGCTGGATACTGCTTACTCTTGGCCTACTCCCTCGGACACTGCTGCTACCGATGGATCAAATACAAG aaacTGACATGTGTCATGCTGCTTGCTCTGTTATGTATGTATGTAGTCCGCTGCGCCCTCCGCAGTCACCAGTGGCGGTCAGAACAAAGCCTCTTCTCCAATgccctgtctgtctgtccactCAATGccaaa GTACATTATAATGTTGGTAAAAACCTGGCTGATAGAGGAAACACTACTGCTGCTGTTAAGTATTACAGGGAGGCTGTCAG ACTACATCCGAACTACGTCCATGCAATGAACAACCTCGGAAACATCCTGAAGGAGCAGAATGAACTTAGTGAAGCAGAGCAGCTCTTGTCTAAAGCTGTTGCTGTTCA ACCTGATTTTGCTGCTGCATGGATGAACCTCGGCATAGTTCAGAACAGCCTTAGGAAGTTTGATGCAGCAGAGGAGAGCTACTGGAACGCCCTCCGCTACCGGAGAAAATACCCAGACTGCTACTATAACCTGGGTCGCCTG TATGCTGACCAGAACAAACATGTGGATGCCCTGAATGCCTGGAGGAATGCAACTATGCTTAAACCTGACCACAGTCTGGCTTGGAACAACATGGTTATTCTGCTGGACAATACCG ataacacaaacaaaaggcaCGCACTTGATCAGATGTTGGCAGGCTGCATGTGTGAAGGGCACAGGCCGTGA